A window of Planctomycetota bacterium contains these coding sequences:
- a CDS encoding glycosyltransferase: protein MTLVGVAAAVALATAALPALLVVANLRRFAPAPPPGDPHSVSALVPARNEAEAIDGLLDHLLASRGVDLEVVVLDDDSRDDTAARVAARAAADPRVRLLSGRPLPAGWCGKQHACAQLAAAARHETLAFVDADVRLVPDALARGAAFLDAAAADLVSGFPRQITGQAADRLLLPLIHFILLGFLPLGRARAQPSPALAAGCGQWFITRRAAYERAGGHAAIRRSLHDGVMLPRAYRRAGLRTDIFDATDVASCRMYDTSRATLAGLAKNATEGIGAPRTIVPFTVLLVGGQVLPWVLVGTGLLGGWRDWPGWAIVATVAAAALSAATRIQLDRRFTGSAVGWLGHPLGVAVLVAIQWWALARKLAGAKTSWRGRSLDPQ, encoded by the coding sequence ATGACGCTCGTCGGCGTGGCGGCCGCCGTGGCCTTGGCAACGGCCGCGCTCCCCGCCCTCCTCGTCGTGGCCAACCTCCGTCGCTTCGCCCCGGCGCCCCCGCCCGGGGATCCCCACTCCGTTTCGGCACTCGTCCCGGCACGGAACGAAGCGGAGGCGATCGACGGGCTCCTCGACCACCTCCTCGCCAGCCGGGGGGTCGATCTCGAGGTCGTGGTCCTCGACGACGACAGCCGCGACGACACCGCCGCGCGGGTCGCCGCGCGCGCGGCGGCCGACCCGCGCGTGAGGCTCCTGTCCGGTCGGCCGCTCCCCGCCGGATGGTGCGGGAAGCAGCACGCCTGCGCGCAGCTCGCCGCCGCCGCCCGCCACGAGACGCTGGCCTTCGTCGACGCCGACGTCCGCCTGGTGCCCGACGCCCTCGCCCGCGGCGCGGCGTTTCTCGACGCTGCGGCGGCCGACCTCGTCAGCGGCTTTCCCCGGCAGATCACCGGGCAGGCCGCCGACCGGCTGCTGCTGCCGCTGATCCACTTCATTCTCCTCGGCTTCCTCCCGCTCGGCCGGGCCCGGGCCCAGCCGTCGCCGGCGCTGGCGGCGGGGTGCGGCCAGTGGTTCATCACGCGACGGGCGGCCTACGAGCGCGCCGGCGGCCATGCCGCGATCCGGCGGTCGCTCCACGACGGCGTGATGCTGCCGCGGGCCTACCGCCGCGCGGGGCTGCGGACCGACATCTTCGACGCCACCGACGTCGCCAGCTGCCGGATGTACGACACCAGCCGGGCGACGCTCGCCGGGCTGGCGAAGAACGCCACCGAGGGGATCGGGGCGCCGCGGACCATCGTCCCGTTCACGGTCCTCCTCGTCGGCGGACAGGTTCTCCCCTGGGTCCTCGTGGGGACGGGGCTCCTCGGCGGCTGGCGCGATTGGCCAGGATGGGCGATCGTCGCCACGGTCGCGGCGGCGGCGCTCTCCGCCGCGACGCGGATCCAGCTCGACCGCCGCTTCACCGGCAGTGCCGTGGGCTGGCTCGGCCACCCGCTCGGGGTCGCGGTCCTGGTGGCGATCCAGTGGTGGGCACTGGCCCGGAAGCTCGCCGGCGCGAAAACCTCGTGGCGGGGTCGGTCGCTCGACCCGCAGTGA
- a CDS encoding acyltransferase, which translates to MARRATAERRGRGASDDTGRAEELPPFSHRLNDWFMWYVRGYLERHFHALRLLDGPDAVPDLGDRPVLVYTNHPGWWDPLVFLSVGRIVWPGRMSYGPIDAAALGHYRLMERIGFIGIDPRSRAGAARFLRVARAAMARSDVIFWCTAQGEFVDPRTRPLVLRSGIAHVAAAGGPGRIVPLAVEYPFWTERCPEALVAIGTPLDLEPVRDRRLWQEGLTAALEATQDRLAAAACSRDPGRFRTLLDGTVGVGGPYDIWRGLVARLRGQRFDPAHARRTPEEGR; encoded by the coding sequence ATGGCGCGGCGCGCGACGGCGGAGCGGCGGGGCAGGGGGGCCAGCGACGACACCGGTCGCGCCGAGGAACTGCCGCCGTTCTCCCACCGGCTCAACGACTGGTTCATGTGGTACGTGCGCGGGTATCTCGAGCGCCACTTCCACGCCCTCCGCCTCCTCGACGGCCCGGACGCGGTCCCCGACCTCGGCGACAGGCCGGTGCTCGTCTACACCAACCATCCGGGGTGGTGGGATCCGCTGGTGTTCCTGTCGGTCGGCCGGATCGTCTGGCCGGGCCGGATGAGCTACGGGCCGATCGATGCCGCGGCCCTCGGCCATTACCGGCTCATGGAACGGATCGGCTTCATCGGCATCGACCCGCGCAGCCGCGCCGGCGCCGCCCGCTTCCTCCGCGTCGCCCGGGCGGCGATGGCGCGGAGCGACGTGATCTTCTGGTGCACCGCGCAGGGGGAGTTCGTCGACCCGCGGACGCGCCCGCTGGTGCTCCGCTCCGGCATCGCCCATGTCGCGGCGGCCGGCGGCCCGGGCCGGATCGTGCCGCTGGCGGTCGAGTATCCGTTTTGGACCGAGCGCTGCCCCGAGGCGCTGGTGGCGATCGGAACGCCGCTGGATCTCGAGCCGGTCCGCGACCGGCGCCTGTGGCAGGAGGGGTTGACCGCGGCACTCGAGGCGACGCAGGATCGCCTCGCCGCGGCCGCTTGCAGCCGCGATCCGGGGCGATTCCGCACGCTCCTCGACGGCACCGTGGGCGTCGGCGGCCCCTACGACATCTGGCGCGGGCTGGTGGCGCGGCTCCGCGGCCAGCGCTTCGACCCGGCGCACGCGCGACGGACGCCGGAGGAAGGACGATGA
- a CDS encoding MFS transporter gives MFARRPRIAAALRPLLPPRAGLRRDLWVSAADAAAFSVMVGCGETYIPAFALELGLGPVAAGMTATVPVLAGACLQSVTPWGVRHVGTNRGWVVGCTLLQAASFLPLIVWALTGHAALWQVLVAASLYWSAGMAGAPAWNAWMGTMVPERMRTPYFAQRHRLGQFAAFAGFVAGGLVLQWGESRGDARGAFAVLFAIAAAFRLVSTGCLLACRELKRPAQIIREAPPSATPPLAERLRRLTGSGPAALVVFLWLFAFACQISAPYFTPFMRRELGFSYLDFMTVGATAFLAKAFALPALGRLGSRIGSTRLLWASALAVTPLVLLWVPAETVPYLVAVQVLAGCCWAGYELAVALLFFDAVAPADRTSVVTVYNVGHAVATVSGATAGAALLEWLGEGKSAYVTLFVTSAILRAAVIPLMARINRGGRTVGAAAAPGPGATAAAVPPPVATAVSHEADDGATGSAPGPGEGERPVRETGLPRPLAQPLIGKRSSWSKLSRNVRALP, from the coding sequence GTGTTCGCCCGCCGCCCGCGGATCGCCGCCGCGCTCCGCCCGTTGCTGCCCCCCCGCGCCGGACTCCGCCGCGACTTGTGGGTGTCGGCGGCGGACGCCGCCGCGTTCAGCGTGATGGTCGGCTGCGGCGAGACCTACATCCCGGCGTTCGCGCTGGAGTTGGGGCTCGGCCCGGTGGCGGCGGGCATGACGGCCACCGTCCCGGTGCTCGCCGGAGCCTGCCTCCAATCGGTCACGCCATGGGGCGTCCGCCATGTCGGCACGAACCGTGGCTGGGTGGTCGGCTGCACGCTCCTCCAAGCGGCGAGTTTTTTGCCCCTGATCGTCTGGGCGCTGACCGGCCACGCCGCCCTGTGGCAGGTGCTCGTCGCGGCGAGCCTCTACTGGTCGGCGGGGATGGCGGGGGCTCCGGCCTGGAACGCCTGGATGGGCACGATGGTGCCGGAGCGGATGCGGACTCCCTATTTCGCCCAGCGCCACCGGCTCGGGCAGTTCGCCGCCTTCGCCGGGTTCGTCGCCGGAGGGCTCGTGCTGCAATGGGGGGAGTCGCGCGGCGACGCGCGCGGGGCGTTCGCCGTGCTGTTCGCGATCGCCGCGGCGTTCCGCCTCGTTTCCACCGGCTGCCTGCTGGCGTGTCGCGAACTGAAGCGCCCCGCCCAGATCATCCGCGAGGCGCCGCCGAGCGCCACTCCGCCTCTCGCCGAGCGGCTCCGCCGGCTGACGGGGTCGGGGCCGGCGGCTCTGGTCGTCTTTCTCTGGCTGTTCGCCTTCGCCTGCCAGATCTCGGCGCCCTATTTCACCCCGTTCATGCGCCGTGAATTGGGGTTCTCCTACCTCGACTTCATGACCGTCGGCGCGACCGCCTTCCTCGCCAAGGCGTTCGCGCTGCCGGCCCTCGGCCGGCTTGGGTCGCGGATCGGGTCGACGAGGCTGCTGTGGGCCAGTGCCCTGGCGGTCACCCCCCTGGTGCTGTTGTGGGTTCCGGCCGAAACGGTGCCGTACCTGGTCGCGGTCCAGGTCCTTGCGGGGTGCTGCTGGGCCGGCTACGAGCTCGCCGTCGCGCTGCTGTTCTTCGATGCCGTCGCACCGGCTGACCGGACGAGCGTCGTCACCGTCTACAACGTCGGCCATGCCGTCGCCACCGTATCGGGCGCGACCGCCGGGGCGGCGCTGCTCGAGTGGCTCGGCGAAGGGAAGTCCGCGTACGTCACGTTGTTCGTGACGTCGGCGATTCTCCGCGCTGCGGTGATCCCGCTGATGGCGCGGATCAACCGCGGCGGGAGGACGGTCGGGGCCGCGGCGGCTCCGGGGCCGGGAGCGACCGCGGCCGCAGTCCCACCGCCGGTCGCCACCGCCGTCTCGCACGAAGCCGACGACGGCGCCACCGGCTCCGCACCCGGCCCGGGCGAAGGCGAACGCCCGGTGCGGGAGACCGGCTTGCCGCGGCCGCTCGCTCAGCCGCTGATCGGGAAGCGCAGCTCGTGGAGCAAGCTGTCGAGGAACGTCCGCGCCCTGCCGTAG
- a CDS encoding threonylcarbamoyl-AMP synthase — protein sequence MDHALPDTLPVPWPDGGAHPPAATVAALERAATVLRGGGLVAVPTETVYGLAALALDEAAVARIFTAKGRPASNPLIVHVADTAMARSLAAAWPDAAERLAAALWPGPVTVVVPRAAAVPDLVTAGGATVALRCPAHPVIRRLIAMVGAPLAAPSANRSLRLSPTTAGHVFESLGARVDLILDGGPCRAGIESTVVDCTTAEPVVLRPGPVAAATLATLLGHPVAAAGDRAGVPRSPGQLRRHYAPRTPLEVAADAPRVVRRAIRAGKRVGWLCLTPDAPATRAVAGSTEAVVVPMPAVPEDYGARLYALLHALDRRSLDLIVADAPPAEPAWDAIRDRLTRASSPDETGDADGTAP from the coding sequence ATGGACCACGCCCTCCCCGACACGTTGCCGGTGCCCTGGCCGGATGGCGGCGCGCATCCGCCAGCCGCCACGGTGGCGGCTCTCGAACGCGCCGCCACCGTGCTCCGGGGCGGCGGGCTGGTGGCGGTGCCGACCGAGACGGTCTACGGGCTGGCCGCGCTGGCCCTCGACGAGGCGGCCGTCGCGAGGATCTTCACCGCCAAGGGACGGCCCGCCTCCAATCCGCTCATCGTCCACGTCGCCGACACCGCCATGGCGCGCTCGCTGGCGGCGGCCTGGCCCGACGCCGCCGAACGGCTCGCCGCGGCGCTGTGGCCCGGGCCGGTGACGGTCGTCGTGCCGCGTGCCGCGGCGGTTCCCGATCTGGTCACCGCCGGCGGCGCCACGGTGGCGCTCCGCTGCCCGGCGCACCCGGTCATCCGCCGGCTCATCGCCATGGTCGGCGCGCCGCTCGCGGCACCGAGTGCCAACCGGTCGCTGCGCCTCTCGCCGACCACGGCCGGACACGTCTTCGAGAGCCTCGGCGCCCGCGTCGACCTGATCCTCGACGGTGGGCCGTGCCGCGCCGGGATCGAGTCGACGGTCGTCGACTGCACGACGGCCGAGCCGGTCGTCCTCCGCCCCGGCCCGGTGGCGGCGGCCACGCTCGCCACCCTCCTCGGCCATCCCGTCGCCGCCGCCGGCGACCGTGCCGGCGTGCCGCGGTCCCCCGGCCAGCTCCGCCGCCACTACGCACCGCGGACGCCGCTCGAGGTCGCCGCCGACGCCCCGCGCGTCGTCCGCCGGGCGATCCGCGCGGGGAAGCGGGTCGGGTGGCTGTGCCTCACGCCCGACGCGCCGGCGACGCGGGCGGTCGCCGGATCGACGGAGGCCGTCGTCGTGCCGATGCCCGCCGTGCCCGAGGACTACGGTGCCCGGCTCTACGCCCTCCTCCACGCCCTCGACCGCCGGTCGCTCGACCTGATCGTCGCCGACGCGCCCCCGGCCGAGCCGGCGTGGGACGCGATCCGCGACCGGCTCACGCGTGCCAGTTCCCCGGACGAGACAGGCGACGCTGACGGCACCGCCCCGTGA
- a CDS encoding 5-(carboxyamino)imidazole ribonucleotide synthase, giving the protein MVGRACPGVNRHLRSLHDGEVIGNNPASPHPVVTCHGHRSDRRIPRPCRAGRGRDGEPFRLDDARTRRDGPRRARRASRVRRRLGPPHAGASRDVRPRGRRPRAAGDHRRCRGGRTPARDARRPHAPAGPRRAGRIADATGDRLAAVDRADARRHSGGDAGDRTGRGGQRGAAGDRDPRPHRSPSRRAARHLPARADGTRPPRRPRRDRRAIRAAGVDPVTSALPARRRPPLLPGACLGVLGGGQLGMMFATAARRMGYRVEVFSDVADCPAARHCDRLHVVSLDDPQAVVRAAADVDAVTFEFENVSAAAALALAARTRVRPSPSVLHTVQERRREKAFLVAHGFPVVPHAVVTDAATLAAADRVGFPAVIKTTAFGYDGKGQRRVADRAGLEAAWRDLGAGPVVVEAWVEFVAELSVVAARGDDGAFARFPAVHNRHRDHILDLTTSPAAFPEAVGAEAARITAGVFTALDLVGVACVEFFLLGDGRLLVNEIAPRPHNSGHLTIEACACSQFEQQVRALCGLPLGAPRQLAPAAMANLLGECWGDGEPDWPAALAVPGVSLTLYGKAAPRPGRKMGHLTAVAATATAAEEAVLAARARACRAAPGT; this is encoded by the coding sequence ATGGTCGGCCGGGCGTGTCCCGGAGTCAACCGGCACCTGCGGTCGTTGCATGACGGGGAGGTGATCGGGAACAATCCAGCCTCACCCCACCCCGTCGTGACCTGCCATGGCCACCGCTCAGACCGCCGGATCCCCCGACCCTGCCGCGCTGGTCGCGGTCGTGATGGGGAGCCGTTCCGACTGGACGACGCTCGAACGCGCCGCGATGGTCCTCGCCGAGCTCGGCGTGCCTCACGAGTGCGCCGTCGTCTCGGCCCACCGCACGCCGGAGCATCTCGCGACGTTCGCCCGCGAGGCCGCCGCCCGCGGGCTGCGGGTGATCATCGCCGGTGCCGGGGGGGCCGCACACCTGCCCGGGATGCTCGCCGCCCACACGCCCCTGCCGGTCCTCGGCGTGCCGGTCGAATCGCAGATGCTACGGGGGATCGACTCGCTGCTGTCGATCGTGCAGATGCCCGCCGGCATTCCGGTGGGGACGCTGGCGATCGGACCGGCCGGGGCGGCCAACGCGGCGCTGCTGGCGATCGCGATCCTCGCCCTCACCGATCCCCGTCTCGCCGAGCGGCTCGCCACCTACCGGCGCGAGCAGACGGAACGCGTCCTCCGCGACGGCCTCGACGGGATCGCCGAGCCATCCGCGCCGCGGGTGTCGACCCGGTGACCTCCGCGCTCCCCGCCCGTCGCCGTCCCCCGCTCCTCCCCGGGGCCTGCCTCGGCGTCCTCGGCGGCGGCCAGCTCGGGATGATGTTCGCCACCGCCGCCCGGCGGATGGGCTACCGGGTCGAGGTGTTTTCCGACGTCGCCGACTGTCCCGCTGCCCGGCACTGCGACCGGCTCCACGTCGTCTCCCTCGACGATCCGCAGGCCGTGGTCCGGGCCGCGGCCGACGTCGACGCGGTGACCTTCGAGTTCGAAAACGTCTCCGCCGCCGCCGCCCTGGCGCTCGCGGCACGGACGCGCGTCCGCCCCTCGCCGAGCGTGCTCCACACCGTCCAGGAGCGGCGCCGCGAAAAGGCGTTTCTCGTCGCCCACGGCTTTCCGGTCGTCCCCCACGCCGTGGTCACCGACGCCGCGACGCTCGCCGCCGCCGATCGTGTCGGCTTCCCGGCGGTGATCAAGACCACCGCCTTCGGCTACGACGGCAAGGGGCAGCGCCGGGTGGCGGACCGCGCCGGCCTCGAGGCGGCGTGGCGCGATCTCGGCGCGGGGCCGGTCGTCGTCGAGGCCTGGGTCGAGTTCGTCGCCGAGCTGTCGGTCGTCGCCGCCCGCGGCGACGACGGGGCGTTCGCGCGGTTTCCTGCGGTCCACAACCGCCACCGCGACCACATCCTCGACCTGACGACCTCCCCGGCCGCGTTTCCCGAGGCGGTCGGCGCGGAGGCGGCGCGGATCACCGCCGGCGTGTTCACGGCCCTCGACCTGGTGGGGGTGGCGTGCGTCGAGTTCTTTCTCCTCGGCGACGGGCGGCTGCTCGTCAACGAGATCGCGCCCCGCCCGCACAACTCCGGGCACCTGACGATCGAAGCCTGCGCCTGCTCGCAGTTCGAGCAGCAGGTGCGGGCTCTGTGCGGCCTGCCGCTCGGCGCGCCGCGGCAGCTCGCTCCCGCCGCGATGGCCAATCTCCTCGGTGAGTGCTGGGGCGACGGCGAACCGGACTGGCCGGCGGCGCTGGCGGTGCCCGGGGTGAGCCTGACCCTGTACGGCAAGGCGGCGCCGCGTCCGGGGCGGAAGATGGGGCACCTCACCGCCGTGGCCGCGACGGCCACCGCGGCCGAGGAGGCGGTGCTCGCCGCCCGCGCCCGTGCCTGCCGCGCCGCGCCGGGCACCTGA
- a CDS encoding TIGR01777 family protein — MRALVTGATGFVGPRLLRLLDAPTVLSRSPERARQRLGPSVGPIFKWDPLAGPPPAEAFSGIDTVFHLAGESVADGRWTAAQKAKIRDSRVIGTRNLVLGMLQAPSRPATLVSSSAVGIYGNRGDEELIETSPVASDFLAGVCVEWEREALAAASGGVRVALLRTGIVLGSGGGALAKMLLPFRLGVGGPLGNGRQWMPWIHVADLARLYVHAADQAGISGPVNGVAPEPVRNADFTKALARQLHRPAFLPAPYFGLRLLFGEFAQVLFDSQRVIPRVALETGFRFQYPDIASALRAILTVAA; from the coding sequence ATGCGGGCCCTCGTCACCGGTGCCACGGGTTTCGTCGGGCCGCGTTTGCTGCGGCTGCTCGACGCACCGACGGTCCTTTCGCGATCGCCGGAGCGGGCCCGCCAACGGCTCGGCCCCTCGGTCGGCCCGATCTTCAAGTGGGATCCGCTCGCCGGTCCCCCTCCTGCGGAGGCCTTCTCGGGAATCGATACCGTCTTCCACCTCGCCGGCGAGTCGGTCGCCGACGGACGGTGGACCGCCGCGCAGAAGGCGAAGATCCGCGACAGCCGCGTGATCGGGACGCGGAATCTCGTCCTCGGGATGCTCCAGGCGCCGTCGCGACCGGCGACGCTCGTCTCGTCGTCCGCGGTCGGCATCTACGGCAACCGCGGCGACGAGGAACTGATCGAGACGAGCCCCGTGGCCAGCGATTTCCTCGCCGGGGTGTGCGTGGAGTGGGAACGCGAAGCGCTCGCGGCGGCGTCGGGCGGCGTCCGCGTGGCGCTGCTGCGGACCGGCATCGTCCTCGGCAGTGGCGGCGGGGCGTTGGCCAAGATGCTGCTGCCGTTCCGGCTCGGGGTGGGGGGCCCTCTCGGCAACGGCCGCCAGTGGATGCCCTGGATCCACGTCGCCGACCTGGCGCGCCTCTACGTTCATGCCGCCGATCAGGCCGGCATCTCGGGCCCGGTCAACGGCGTCGCCCCGGAACCGGTCCGCAACGCCGACTTCACCAAGGCGCTGGCCAGGCAACTCCACCGCCCCGCGTTCCTGCCGGCTCCCTACTTCGGCCTGCGACTGCTGTTCGGCGAGTTCGCCCAGGTGCTGTTCGACTCGCAGCGCGTGATCCCGCGCGTCGCGCTGGAGACCGGATTCCGCTTCCAATACCCCGACATCGCCTCGGCGCTGCGGGCGATCCTCACCGTGGCCGCCTGA
- the crtI gene encoding phytoene desaturase codes for MKHVDETRRVIVVGGGLAGLASACTLAARGYAVTLLEANSWVGGKAAVLAEQGYRFDMGPTILTIPGVLRRIWAEADRDLDTALDLVPLDPQWRSFFTDGSTLDLVADVAEMQRTLDSYAPGTGSAAGYGRFMALAERLHRLSDDFFFWRSVGGLGDMFDPRRGMSLGVLREVMNMRPGHSVAGTVRSFVADPRTAQMLDHFTQYVGSAPDASPAVLCGIAHMQSHDGVWYPRGGTGAVPRALSSLAIDLGVEIRTRTEVRRIIVEGGRVRGVETAAGERLPAAAVVSNSDSVRTHRELLTAPAGDRFLGRRRYEPACSGVVLYLGLDRRYEQLIHHNFVFSADAHEEFETIYRRGEPAPDPTCYVCAPAITEPEVAPPGGEALYVLVHTPYLRPHHDWKAMFPAYRKRIIEKLESTAGLRDLERHIVFERALTPQDIHDRYRVLDGAIYGLASHGRFFGAFKPANRSPDIRGLYLAGGAAHPGPGMPMVLMSGWIAGDCVDRDGLVEPVNAARAAAASPA; via the coding sequence ATGAAACACGTCGATGAAACTCGCCGCGTGATCGTCGTCGGAGGAGGGCTTGCCGGGCTGGCGTCGGCATGCACGCTCGCCGCCCGCGGCTACGCGGTCACGCTGCTGGAGGCCAACTCCTGGGTCGGGGGGAAGGCGGCCGTGCTCGCCGAGCAGGGCTACCGGTTCGACATGGGCCCGACGATCCTCACGATCCCGGGGGTCCTGCGGCGGATCTGGGCCGAGGCCGATCGCGACCTCGACACGGCGCTCGACCTGGTGCCGCTCGATCCGCAATGGCGGAGCTTCTTTACCGACGGCTCGACGCTCGACCTCGTCGCCGACGTCGCCGAGATGCAGCGGACCCTCGACTCCTACGCCCCGGGCACCGGGTCGGCAGCGGGCTACGGCCGCTTCATGGCCCTCGCCGAGCGGCTCCACCGGCTGTCGGACGACTTTTTCTTCTGGCGGAGTGTGGGGGGGCTCGGCGACATGTTCGATCCTCGCCGGGGGATGTCGCTCGGCGTCCTCCGCGAAGTGATGAACATGCGCCCGGGCCACAGCGTCGCCGGGACCGTGCGCTCGTTCGTCGCCGATCCGCGCACCGCGCAGATGCTCGACCACTTCACGCAATACGTCGGCAGCGCCCCCGACGCCTCGCCGGCCGTGCTGTGTGGGATCGCCCACATGCAGTCGCATGACGGCGTCTGGTATCCGCGCGGCGGCACAGGCGCGGTCCCGCGGGCGCTGTCGAGCCTGGCGATCGACCTCGGCGTCGAGATCCGCACCCGCACCGAGGTGCGGCGGATCATCGTCGAGGGGGGCCGGGTCCGTGGGGTCGAGACGGCCGCCGGCGAGCGGCTCCCCGCGGCCGCCGTGGTCAGCAACAGCGACTCGGTGCGGACCCACCGCGAACTGCTCACCGCGCCGGCCGGCGACCGGTTCCTCGGCCGGCGCCGGTACGAGCCGGCCTGCTCGGGGGTCGTGCTCTATCTCGGCCTCGACCGCCGCTACGAGCAGCTGATCCATCACAATTTCGTCTTCTCCGCCGATGCCCACGAGGAGTTCGAGACGATCTACCGGCGCGGCGAGCCGGCCCCCGATCCGACCTGCTACGTCTGCGCCCCGGCGATCACCGAACCCGAGGTGGCCCCCCCCGGCGGCGAGGCGCTGTACGTTCTCGTCCACACCCCCTATCTGCGGCCGCACCACGATTGGAAGGCGATGTTCCCCGCCTACCGCAAGCGGATCATCGAGAAGCTCGAATCGACCGCCGGCCTCCGCGACCTCGAGCGCCACATCGTCTTCGAACGGGCCCTGACGCCGCAGGACATCCACGACCGCTACCGCGTGCTCGACGGCGCGATCTACGGGCTGGCGAGCCACGGCCGGTTCTTCGGTGCCTTCAAGCCCGCGAACCGGTCGCCCGACATCCGCGGGCTGTACCTCGCCGGCGGTGCCGCCCATCCGGGGCCGGGGATGCCGATGGTGCTGATGTCGGGCTGGATCGCCGGGGACTGCGTCGACCGCGACGGGCTCGTCGAACCGGTCAACGCGGCGCGGGCCGCGGCCGCATCGCCCGCCTGA
- the crtI gene encoding phytoene desaturase, with protein sequence MARTVNIIGAGPGGLAIAMLLANAGLRVRVLERLPVPGGRTSTITAPGGYRFDLGPTFFLYPRVLEEVFGACGYDLRREVEMIRLDPQYRIAFGGGGELRATPDVARMEAEVSRLSPADSGSFTRFMEATRTKFSRFAPFLEQPFQSWLDLANPDLLKLVPLLKPWKSLDSELATFFSDERVRLAFTFQSKYLGMSPFRCPSLFSILSFLEYEHGVYHPVGGCGAVSEAMARIAADMGVEFHYGEAVEALEFDGRAISAVRTAQRSYAADATVVNADFARTMTRLVPDRLRRRWNDRKLATSRFSCSTFMLYLGVEGLDADVPHHTIYLSENYRDNLADIETRHRLSRDPSMYVQNACITDPSLAPAGHSTLYILIPVTHRHPNVDWSREAAAYREVALDQIERIGIERVRDRIRYEKMVTPDDWEQAYEIHRGATFNLAHDLGQMLHRRPHNRFEDLERTYLVGGGTHPGSGLPVIYSSARITAELLLDDLGLAASAPGRPPRDAGRRTGEPAAV encoded by the coding sequence ATGGCGCGCACAGTCAACATCATCGGTGCCGGGCCGGGCGGGTTGGCGATCGCCATGCTCCTGGCGAATGCCGGGCTCCGCGTCCGGGTCCTCGAGCGGCTTCCCGTTCCCGGAGGTCGCACGAGCACGATCACCGCCCCCGGCGGTTACCGGTTCGATCTCGGTCCGACGTTCTTCCTCTACCCGCGCGTCCTCGAAGAGGTGTTCGGCGCCTGCGGGTACGACCTCCGCCGCGAGGTGGAGATGATCCGCCTCGACCCGCAGTACCGGATCGCGTTCGGTGGCGGCGGCGAGCTCCGTGCCACGCCGGACGTGGCCCGGATGGAGGCCGAGGTCTCGCGGCTGTCGCCGGCCGATTCCGGCTCGTTCACGCGGTTCATGGAGGCGACGCGGACCAAGTTCTCCCGGTTCGCCCCGTTTCTCGAGCAGCCGTTCCAGAGCTGGCTCGATCTGGCGAATCCCGACCTCCTCAAACTCGTCCCGCTCCTCAAGCCCTGGAAAAGCCTCGACTCCGAACTGGCGACATTCTTCTCCGACGAGCGCGTCCGGCTGGCGTTCACGTTCCAGTCGAAATACCTCGGGATGTCGCCGTTCCGCTGCCCGAGCCTGTTCTCGATCCTCTCGTTCCTCGAGTACGAGCACGGCGTCTACCACCCGGTGGGCGGCTGCGGGGCGGTGTCGGAGGCGATGGCGCGGATCGCCGCCGACATGGGGGTCGAGTTCCATTACGGCGAGGCCGTCGAGGCGCTCGAGTTCGACGGCCGGGCGATCAGCGCGGTGCGGACGGCGCAGCGCAGCTACGCCGCCGACGCCACGGTGGTCAACGCCGACTTCGCCCGGACGATGACCCGGCTGGTGCCCGACAGGCTGCGGCGCCGCTGGAACGACCGCAAACTGGCGACGTCGCGTTTCTCCTGCTCGACGTTCATGCTCTATCTCGGCGTCGAGGGGCTCGACGCCGACGTGCCTCATCACACGATCTACCTGTCGGAAAACTACCGCGACAACCTCGCCGACATCGAGACGCGCCACCGCCTCTCGCGCGACCCGTCGATGTACGTGCAGAACGCCTGCATCACCGACCCGAGCCTGGCGCCGGCGGGGCACTCGACGCTCTATATCCTCATCCCGGTGACCCACCGCCACCCCAACGTCGACTGGTCGCGCGAGGCCGCGGCGTACCGCGAGGTGGCGCTCGATCAAATCGAGCGGATCGGCATCGAACGGGTCCGCGACCGGATCCGCTACGAGAAGATGGTGACGCCCGACGACTGGGAGCAGGCCTACGAGATCCACCGCGGCGCCACGTTCAACCTCGCCCACGATCTCGGCCAGATGCTCCATCGGCGGCCCCACAACCGCTTCGAGGATCTCGAACGCACCTACCTCGTCGGCGGTGGCACCCATCCCGGCAGCGGCCTGCCGGTGATTTACTCCTCGGCGCGGATCACCGCCGAGCTCCTCCTCGACGACCTCGGGCTCGCGGCGTCGGCGCCCGGCCGCCCGCCGCGGGATGCCGGACGGCGCACGGGGGAACCCGCGGCGGTGTAG